The Streptomyces cynarae genome contains a region encoding:
- the glmS gene encoding glutamine--fructose-6-phosphate transaminase (isomerizing): MCGIVGYIGKRDVAPLLLEGLQRLEYRGYDSAGIVITSPKSAGLRMVKAKGRVRDLEAKVPARFKGTTGIAHTRWATHGAPSDVNAHPHLSADNKVAVVHNGIIDNAAELRKKLEADGVEFLSETDTEVLTHLIARSQAETLEEKVRQALRLVEGTYGIAVMHADFQDRIVVARNGSPVVLGIGEKEMFVASDVAALVAHTRQIVTLDDGEMATLKADDFRTYTTEGTRTTAEPTTVEWEAESYDMGGHDTYMHKEIHEQADAVDRVLRGRIDDRFSTVHLGGLNLDAREARQIRRVKILGCGTSYHAGMIGAQMIEELARIPADAEPASEFRYRNAVVDPDTLYVAVSQSGETYDVLAAVQELRRKGARVFGVVNVVGSAIARESDAGIYVHAGPEVCVVSTKCFTNTTVAFALLALHLGRTRDLSVRDGKRIIEGLRKLPEQISEVLKQEEEIKKLAEQFADARSMLFIGRVRGYPVAREASLKLKEVSYIHAEAYPASELKHGPLALIEPALPTVAIVPDDDLLEKNRAAMEEIKARSGKILAVAHQEQEKADHTIVVPKNENELDPILMGIPLQLLAYHTALALGRDIDKPRNLAKSVTVE, from the coding sequence ATGTGCGGAATCGTCGGATACATCGGTAAGCGCGATGTGGCCCCGCTCCTGCTGGAGGGTCTGCAGCGGCTGGAGTACCGCGGCTACGACTCGGCGGGCATCGTCATCACCTCGCCGAAGTCGGCGGGCCTGAGGATGGTCAAGGCCAAGGGCCGGGTCCGCGACCTGGAGGCCAAGGTCCCCGCGCGCTTCAAGGGCACCACCGGCATCGCCCACACCCGCTGGGCCACCCACGGCGCCCCCTCCGACGTCAACGCGCACCCGCACCTGTCGGCCGACAACAAGGTCGCCGTCGTCCACAACGGCATCATCGACAACGCCGCCGAGCTGAGGAAGAAGCTGGAGGCGGACGGCGTCGAGTTCCTCTCCGAGACCGACACCGAGGTCCTCACCCACCTCATCGCCCGCTCCCAGGCCGAGACGCTGGAGGAGAAGGTCCGCCAGGCGCTGCGGCTGGTGGAGGGCACGTACGGCATCGCCGTGATGCACGCCGACTTCCAGGACCGGATCGTGGTGGCCCGCAACGGCTCCCCCGTCGTGCTCGGCATCGGCGAGAAGGAGATGTTCGTCGCCTCCGACGTCGCCGCCCTCGTCGCCCACACCCGCCAGATAGTGACGCTGGACGACGGTGAGATGGCGACGCTGAAGGCCGACGACTTCCGCACCTACACCACCGAGGGCACCCGTACGACGGCCGAGCCGACCACCGTGGAGTGGGAGGCCGAGTCGTACGACATGGGCGGCCACGACACCTACATGCACAAGGAGATCCACGAGCAGGCCGACGCCGTGGACCGGGTGCTGCGCGGCCGCATCGACGACCGGTTCTCCACCGTGCACCTGGGCGGCCTGAACCTGGACGCCCGCGAGGCGCGGCAGATCCGCCGCGTGAAGATCCTCGGCTGCGGCACCTCGTACCACGCGGGCATGATCGGCGCCCAGATGATCGAGGAGCTGGCCCGTATCCCGGCCGACGCCGAGCCGGCGTCGGAGTTCCGCTACCGCAACGCCGTCGTGGACCCCGACACGCTGTACGTGGCGGTGTCGCAGTCCGGTGAGACCTACGACGTGCTGGCGGCCGTGCAGGAGCTCAGGCGCAAGGGCGCGCGGGTCTTCGGCGTCGTCAACGTGGTCGGCTCGGCGATCGCACGGGAGTCGGACGCCGGGATCTACGTCCACGCGGGGCCCGAGGTGTGCGTGGTGTCCACCAAGTGCTTCACCAACACGACGGTGGCGTTCGCGCTGCTGGCACTGCACCTGGGCCGCACCCGCGACCTGTCCGTCCGTGACGGCAAGCGGATCATCGAGGGCCTGCGGAAGCTGCCCGAGCAGATCTCCGAGGTCCTGAAGCAGGAGGAGGAGATCAAGAAGCTGGCGGAGCAGTTCGCGGACGCCCGTTCGATGCTGTTCATCGGGCGCGTGCGCGGATACCCGGTGGCCCGTGAGGCCTCGCTGAAGCTGAAGGAGGTCTCCTACATCCACGCTGAGGCCTACCCGGCCTCCGAGCTGAAGCACGGTCCGCTGGCGCTGATCGAGCCGGCCCTGCCGACGGTCGCGATCGTGCCGGACGACGACCTGCTGGAGAAGAACCGCGCGGCCATGGAGGAGATCAAGGCCCGCAGCGGCAAGATCCTCGCGGTGGCGCACCAGGAGCAGGAGAAGGCCGACCACACGATCGTGGTGCCGAAGAACGAGAACGAGCTGGACCCGATCCTGATGGGCATTCCGCTGCAACTCCTCGCCTACCACACGGCGTTGGCGCTGGGCCGGGACATCGACAAGCCGCGGAACCTGGCGAAGTCCGTGACGGTGGAGTAG